The Ciona intestinalis unplaced genomic scaffold, KH HT000018.2, whole genome shotgun sequence genome contains a region encoding:
- the LOC108950137 gene encoding B-cell receptor CD22-like, with protein sequence MNCSANGNPSVTCTWTCSPSNCGSLPNTCEINNVNVINSTTITCTVGNGVCGGGTTSITQHITVVPKTRDPYIVVDGTTTTATSITRNKTESLSLACGIVNQKEINTLIVWKKDGIINFGSDNVTINNLSPEDTGSYSCHTSDAFGNFSSSLYIDVYCEYRYYRM encoded by the exons ATGAATTGCTCAGCTAATGGAAACCCTTCTGTAACTTGTACCTGGACTTGTTCTCCTTCAAATTGTGGTAGTTTACCAAACACTTGTGAGATCAACAATGTAAATGTTATTAATTCCACAACCATCACATGTACGGTTGGTAATGGTGTTTGTGGAGGTGGTACTACCAGTATTACTCAACACATAACAGTGGTACCTAAAACTA GAGATCCATATATAGTGGTCGAtggaacaacaacaacagctaCTTCTATtacaagaaacaaaacagaaagtTTAAGTTTAGCCTGTGGGATTGTCAACCAGAAAGAAATAAACACGTTAATAGTTTGGAAGAAAGATGGAATCATAAACTTCGGATCAGATAATGTGACCATAAACAATCTATCCCCAGAAGATACAGGATCATATTCTTGTCACACAAGCGATGcttttggaaatttttcatCATCTTTATACATTGATGTATATTGTGAGTACCGTTACTACCGTATGTAA
- the LOC108950140 gene encoding uncharacterized protein LOC108950140 encodes MQQLKQLKDSVEGYITVGEMKVQESLVLKHGKLVGFIDYGDRKCEEKLATHICMFYIRSFKKEVSVPIAWWLTTTTPAYQLASMFWELFGVCELNGFHINAVVADGASVNRKFFENLSGVTHSRYQQYICSNPSRPSYPVFLCSDTSHLLKTTRNALFSSKPGGTKFFNKAGRDILWSHVISLYNKDSVTPLHKTNLTDAHIHLNSYSKMKVNYARDVLSWRVGQSIKQDVAGADGTSEFILLFNKYECYFVGNFTHK; translated from the exons ATGCAGCaactaaaacaactaaaagaCAGTGTTGAGGGATACATAACTGTTGGTGAAATGAAAG TTCAAGAAAGTTTGGTACTAAAACATGGAAAATTAGTTGGATTTATCGACTATGGTGATCGGAAGTGCGAGGAAAAACTAGCAACACATATATGCA TGTTTTACATTCGTTCTTTCAAAAAAGAAGTATCTGTACCGATTGCATGGTGGCTTACCACAACAACACCTGCTTATCAATTGGCATCAATGTTTTGGGAATTGTTTGGTGTGTGCGAGCTGAATGGATTTCATATTAATGCAGTAGTTGCAGATGGTGCATCTGTGAATCggaaattttttgaaaatctaAGTGGTGTGACACATTCAAGATACCAACAGTACATTTGCTCAAACCCATCCCGACCAAGTTACCCAGTGTTTTTATGTTCAGACACCAGTCATTTACTTAAG ACAACTAGAAATGCACTGTTTAGTTCTAAACCTGGAGGAaccaaattttttaacaaagctGGGAGGGATATACTTTGGAGCCATGTTATATCACTGTATAACAAAGATAGTGTTACGCCATTGCACAAAACTAATTTGACTGATGCacatattcatttaaattctTATAGCAAG ATGAAAGTGAATTATGCAAGAGATGTGTTAAGCTGGCGTGTAGGTCAGTCAATTAAGCAGGATGTAGCAGGCGCTGATGGGACATCAGAATTTATTCTGCTGTTTAATAAGtatgaatgttattttgttggcAATTTTACACACAAATAA
- the LOC108950144 gene encoding uncharacterized protein LOC108950144 isoform X1 codes for MIPVEDGSRESEGIVLPFTLSRHQTSTIRNMGRKRGGTTQAFSFLPSVVGNSIGRKSDAFNSDMRDFYQSELNRARDKGYGMGQAKSTLPLHRKTALNLPALPRVKRMEGPKPTEDKAETQQRRTAATVQFPARRSDNRQIEITNGFPRRATTTANGKSHLIGPMNKMDMIAGYSRAMQGGMMTYDEYIRKLSVLSLHKVTTTNGTNRHFQIVRDRDHRMQPRLAHVDVTATPYTLPHSKQNSPNKTVPKVERPIEKELEREQVESRVYSEMISNQHTNPSIKAPRLHKVDIGEGLSFNEATIEPDVTDDVITTDLTRYSHVHHPKQTKPVHFHWNHEVTSTDDVTNKKPTAQALLQRKLGHNDRIQHQQQTGTNVKPILNVPLSNTFQRTQGRVTHEQSVSDHRNQTWHTKSRPYFNNEGDLLDLGEVGQDGNKISTIMQMPDVGKLPQLSLEAYGAASVGLAPDDVLKTINNRGSSSRDNRYAGDDTAGESDAESVMQQHIENVLKTIKRAKSRKKTKVPELKGLTPTVTPQYRAAETILFENNKNQSEHEWVETSPHNISLLSIKQSLPENTPPPTTNNKARQIQSQPDESKRITPVNISADFNENTGRGSPYKMRIQPPENVKVVTDKSNSQLSVNTSSKRNNIISNPQPDAEKVTANSSCVDLDGGSKDYNTPLTRLEVVIPSTPSAPPGSIASTDYITTDAEDEPT; via the exons ATG ATTCCAGTCGAGGATGGAAGTCGAGAATCGGAAGGTATTGTTCTACCATTTACACTTTCCCGACACCAAACGTCCACTATTCGTAACATGGGTAGAAAGCGAGGTGGAACAACACAAGCTTTTTCATTCCTTCCGAGCGTTGTTGGAAACTCAATAGGTCGGAAATCGGATGCATTTAACTCAGATATGCGTGATTTTTACCAGTCAGAGTTAAACCGTGCCAGAGACAAAGGTTACGGGATGGGACAAGCTAAGTCAACACTGCCATTGCACAGGAAAACGGCCTTAAACCTTCCTGCCCTGCCACGTGTTAAAAGAATGGAAGGTCCAAAACCGACAGAAGACAAAGCGGAAACTCAACAAAGGCGAACAGCAGCGACCGTGCAATTTCCTGCAAGGCGGAGTGATAACCGTCAGATTGAGATAACCAATGGGTTTCCACGACGTGCAACAACTACAGCTAATGGCAAGTCACACTTAATAGGTCCAATGAACAAGATGGACATGATTGCTGGTTACAGCAGGGCGATGCAGGGTGGCATGATGACGTACGATGAATATATTCGTAAACTTTCGGTACTTTCTCTCCACAAAGTGACGACAACAAACGGTACAAACCGTCACTTTCAAATCGTAAg AGACAGAGACCATCGCATGCAACCACGATTGGCACACGTTGACGTCACAGCAACACCATATACGCTCCCacattcaaaacaaaactcTCCAAATAAAACAGTTCCAAAGGTTGAACGACCTATTGAAAAAG AACTTGAGCGAGAACAAGTAGAAAGTAGAGTTTACAGCGAAATGATAAGCAACCAGCACACGAACCCATCTATCAAAGCACCACGCCTGCACAAAGTTGACATCGGTGAAGGGTTATCTTTTAACGAGGCAACAATAGAACCTGATgtcactgatgatgtcataaccacaGATTTAACGCGATACAGTCACGTGCATCACCCAAAGCAGACAAAACCAGTTCACTTTCACTGGAACCACGAGGTTACATCCactgatgacgtaacaaataaGAAACCCACAGCCCAAGCATTACTTCAAAGAAAGCTAGGACATAACGATCGAATCCAACATCAGCAGCAGACGGGCACTAATGTGAAACCGATCTTAAACGTTCCGCTTTCAAATACCTTTCAAA gAACTCAAGGACGAGTGACGCACGAGCAAAGCGTAAGTGATCATCGCAATCAAACGTGGCACACCAAGAGCAGACCTTACTTTAATAACGAAGGTGATTTATTAGATCTCGGTGAAGTCGGCCAAGATGGAAATAAAATCAGCACGATAATGCAAATGCCGGACGTGGGTAAACTACCTCAGCTAAGTCTGGAGGCGTATGGTGCAGCATCGGTTGGTCTGGCTCCCGATGACGTACTCAAGACGATCAATAACCGAGGAAGTTCATCACGTGACAATCGGTATGCTGGCGATGACACGGCAGGAGAAAGTGACGCAGAGTCAGTGATGCAACAACATATCGAAAATGTtctaaaaacaatcaaacGAGCAAAGTCACGAAAGAAAACCAAGGTGCCGGAATTAAAGGGACTTACCCCAACTGTTACCCCACAATATCGTGCCGCCGAGacaattttgtttgaaaataacaaaaatcaaaGTGAACATGAATGGGTTGAAACCTCACCGCACAATATTAGTCTTCTGTCGATAAAACAAAGTCTACCTGAAAACACACCCCCTCCCACAACAAACAATAAAGCACGACAAATACAATCGCAACCCGATGAAAGTAAGCGAATAACACCCGTGAATATATCCGCTGACTTCAACGAAAACACCGGAAGGGGAAGTCCCTATAAAATGCGAATCCAGCCGCCAGAAAATGTGAAAGTGGTGACAGACAAGTCCAATTCTCAGCTTAGCGTAAACACGTCATCGAAACGTAACAATATAATCAGCAACCCACAACCGGATGCTGAAAAAGTAACTGCGAATTCCTCATGTGTAGATTTGGATGGTGGTAGCAAAGATTACAACACTCCACTCACTAGGTTGGAGGTTGTTATCCCATCAACACCATCCGCTCCACCAGGATCCATCGCATCCACAGATTATATCACAACAGATGCCGAAGACGAACCTACGTAG
- the LOC100178823 gene encoding V-type proton ATPase subunit H isoform X1 — protein MNVVSNSNNTGMTSTENGLPVYSMSTNTLKSQAVDVRSHRVNWQSYLQGQMIQQQDFEIIQEFDASRSFEARKSVLDRRGEECARTFIALMTRISKEQTVRYILTAVDDLLMEDPKRTELFNDSNNKKRASPWIGFMNMLNRNDRFIVHQASRIIAKLACWGKERMSTQDLNYYLNWIKTQLANETSRISRDPSAYVSTEMTDYIQSILSSLQMMLKVRQYRLAFFEMDGLSSLMAVLQTKCGFQIQYQTTVCIWLLTFSPELVDQMVAFNPVPLLADILGEAAKEKVTRIVLAAFRNLIEKPNDPETVKLFSLAMIHCKILKNLEILEGKQFTDEDILADIEYLSNHLGECLLDLSSFDEYSSEVKSQRLEWSPVHKSEKFWRENSTRLNEKNYELLRILTNLLETCQDPEILAVATHDIGEYVRHYPRGKKVIEQLGIKQLVMQLLSHENTQVKYNALIAVQKLMVHNWEFLGKQVTNE, from the exons ATGAATGTTGTATCAAATTCAAACAATACTGGTATGACATCGACAGAAAATGGACTTCCCGTATATTCCATGTCAACAAACACATTAAAGTCACAg GCTGTGGATGTTCGTAGTCATAGAGTGAATTGGCAATCCTACTTGCAAGGACAAATGATACAACAACaagattttgaaattattCAAGAATTTGATGCAAGTCGATCATTTGAAGCAAGAAAATCTGTTCTTGATAGAAGAGGAGAGGAG TGTGCTCGTACGTTTATTGCGTTAATGACACGAATATCAAAAGAACAAACTGTTCGTTACATTCTCACTGCGGTTGATGATTTATTAATGGAAGATCCAAAACGAACTGAACTCTTCAATGATTCAAACAACAAGAAACGTGCTTCGCCGTGGATTGGCTTCATGAACATGTTGAATAGAAATGATAGATTCATCGTTCACCAG GCAAGTCGTATAATTGCTAAACTAGCATGCTGGGGCAAGGAAAGGATGTCCACTCAAGATCTCAACTATTATTTGAATTGGATTAAAACTCAGCTTGCAAATgag ACTTCTCGTATATCAAGAGATCCGTCTGCATATGTGTCTACAGAG ATGACGGATTACATACAGAGCATTTTATCTTCCTTACAAATGATGTTAAAAGTTCGGCAGTACAGACTTGCCTTTTTTGAAATGGACGGCTTGTCCAG TTTGATGGCTGTGCTGCAGACGAAATGTGGTTTTCAGATTCAATACCAAACCACAGTTTGTATCTGGTTACTTACATTTTCACCTGAATTAGTTGATCAGATGGTTGCATTTAATCCAGTTCCATTGCTTGCTGATATTCTCGGTGAAGCTGCTAAAGAAAAAGTCACAAGGATTGTTCTGGCAGCATTTCGG aACTTGATTGAAAAACCCAACGACCCAGAAACTGTAAAGCTTTTCTCACTTGCCATGATCCATTGCAAGATATTGAAAAACTTGGAGATACTAGAG GGTAAGCAATTTACGGATGAAGATATTCTTGCTGATATTGAGTATTTGTCGAATCATCTTGGTGAATGTCTGCTGGATTTAAG TTCATTCGACGAATATTCATCTGAAGTGAAGTCACAGCGATTGGAGTGGAGCCCGGTGCATAAATCAGAAAAATTTTGGAGAGAAAATTCAACCCGACTTAATGAAAAGAATTATGAGTTGTTAAG aattttgacaaatttgTTGGAAACTTGTCAGGATCCGGAAATCCTTGCAGTTGCCACTCATGATATCGGGGAATATGTTCGACATTATCCAAGAGGAAAGAA AGTGATAGAACAACTTGGTATAAAACAATTAGTGATGCAGTTATTAAGTCATGAGAATACACAAGTGAAATATAATGCATTGATTGCTGTGCAGAAGTTGATGGTTCACAACTG ggaATTTCTTGGAAAACAAGTGACCAATGAATGA
- the LOC100178823 gene encoding V-type proton ATPase subunit H isoform X2: protein MNVVSNSNNTGMTSTENGLPVYSMSTNTLKSQAVDVRSHRVNWQSYLQGQMIQQQDFEIIQEFDASRSFEARKSVLDRRGEECARTFIALMTRISKEQTVRYILTAVDDLLMEDPKRTELFNDSNNKKRASPWIGFMNMLNRNDRFIVHQASRIIAKLACWGKERMSTQDLNYYLNWIKTQLANEMTDYIQSILSSLQMMLKVRQYRLAFFEMDGLSSLMAVLQTKCGFQIQYQTTVCIWLLTFSPELVDQMVAFNPVPLLADILGEAAKEKVTRIVLAAFRNLIEKPNDPETVKLFSLAMIHCKILKNLEILEGKQFTDEDILADIEYLSNHLGECLLDLSSFDEYSSEVKSQRLEWSPVHKSEKFWRENSTRLNEKNYELLRILTNLLETCQDPEILAVATHDIGEYVRHYPRGKKVIEQLGIKQLVMQLLSHENTQVKYNALIAVQKLMVHNWEFLGKQVTNE from the exons ATGAATGTTGTATCAAATTCAAACAATACTGGTATGACATCGACAGAAAATGGACTTCCCGTATATTCCATGTCAACAAACACATTAAAGTCACAg GCTGTGGATGTTCGTAGTCATAGAGTGAATTGGCAATCCTACTTGCAAGGACAAATGATACAACAACaagattttgaaattattCAAGAATTTGATGCAAGTCGATCATTTGAAGCAAGAAAATCTGTTCTTGATAGAAGAGGAGAGGAG TGTGCTCGTACGTTTATTGCGTTAATGACACGAATATCAAAAGAACAAACTGTTCGTTACATTCTCACTGCGGTTGATGATTTATTAATGGAAGATCCAAAACGAACTGAACTCTTCAATGATTCAAACAACAAGAAACGTGCTTCGCCGTGGATTGGCTTCATGAACATGTTGAATAGAAATGATAGATTCATCGTTCACCAG GCAAGTCGTATAATTGCTAAACTAGCATGCTGGGGCAAGGAAAGGATGTCCACTCAAGATCTCAACTATTATTTGAATTGGATTAAAACTCAGCTTGCAAATgag ATGACGGATTACATACAGAGCATTTTATCTTCCTTACAAATGATGTTAAAAGTTCGGCAGTACAGACTTGCCTTTTTTGAAATGGACGGCTTGTCCAG TTTGATGGCTGTGCTGCAGACGAAATGTGGTTTTCAGATTCAATACCAAACCACAGTTTGTATCTGGTTACTTACATTTTCACCTGAATTAGTTGATCAGATGGTTGCATTTAATCCAGTTCCATTGCTTGCTGATATTCTCGGTGAAGCTGCTAAAGAAAAAGTCACAAGGATTGTTCTGGCAGCATTTCGG aACTTGATTGAAAAACCCAACGACCCAGAAACTGTAAAGCTTTTCTCACTTGCCATGATCCATTGCAAGATATTGAAAAACTTGGAGATACTAGAG GGTAAGCAATTTACGGATGAAGATATTCTTGCTGATATTGAGTATTTGTCGAATCATCTTGGTGAATGTCTGCTGGATTTAAG TTCATTCGACGAATATTCATCTGAAGTGAAGTCACAGCGATTGGAGTGGAGCCCGGTGCATAAATCAGAAAAATTTTGGAGAGAAAATTCAACCCGACTTAATGAAAAGAATTATGAGTTGTTAAG aattttgacaaatttgTTGGAAACTTGTCAGGATCCGGAAATCCTTGCAGTTGCCACTCATGATATCGGGGAATATGTTCGACATTATCCAAGAGGAAAGAA AGTGATAGAACAACTTGGTATAAAACAATTAGTGATGCAGTTATTAAGTCATGAGAATACACAAGTGAAATATAATGCATTGATTGCTGTGCAGAAGTTGATGGTTCACAACTG ggaATTTCTTGGAAAACAAGTGACCAATGAATGA
- the LOC108950144 gene encoding uncharacterized protein LOC108950144 isoform X2 produces MIPVEDGSRESEGIVLPFTLSRHQTSTIRNMGRKRGGTTQAFSFLPSVVGNSIGRKSDAFNSDMRDFYQSELNRARDKGYGMGQAKSTLPLHRKTALNLPALPRVKRMEGPKPTEDKAETQQRRTAATVQFPARRSDNRQIEITNGFPRRATTTANGKSHLIGPMNKMDMIAGYSRAMQGGMMTYDEYIRKLSVLSLHKVTTTNGTNRHFQIVRDRDHRMQPRLAHVDVTATPYTLPHSKQNSPNKTVPKVERPIEKGTQGRVTHEQSVSDHRNQTWHTKSRPYFNNEGDLLDLGEVGQDGNKISTIMQMPDVGKLPQLSLEAYGAASVGLAPDDVLKTINNRGSSSRDNRYAGDDTAGESDAESVMQQHIENVLKTIKRAKSRKKTKVPELKGLTPTVTPQYRAAETILFENNKNQSEHEWVETSPHNISLLSIKQSLPENTPPPTTNNKARQIQSQPDESKRITPVNISADFNENTGRGSPYKMRIQPPENVKVVTDKSNSQLSVNTSSKRNNIISNPQPDAEKVTANSSCVDLDGGSKDYNTPLTRLEVVIPSTPSAPPGSIASTDYITTDAEDEPT; encoded by the exons ATG ATTCCAGTCGAGGATGGAAGTCGAGAATCGGAAGGTATTGTTCTACCATTTACACTTTCCCGACACCAAACGTCCACTATTCGTAACATGGGTAGAAAGCGAGGTGGAACAACACAAGCTTTTTCATTCCTTCCGAGCGTTGTTGGAAACTCAATAGGTCGGAAATCGGATGCATTTAACTCAGATATGCGTGATTTTTACCAGTCAGAGTTAAACCGTGCCAGAGACAAAGGTTACGGGATGGGACAAGCTAAGTCAACACTGCCATTGCACAGGAAAACGGCCTTAAACCTTCCTGCCCTGCCACGTGTTAAAAGAATGGAAGGTCCAAAACCGACAGAAGACAAAGCGGAAACTCAACAAAGGCGAACAGCAGCGACCGTGCAATTTCCTGCAAGGCGGAGTGATAACCGTCAGATTGAGATAACCAATGGGTTTCCACGACGTGCAACAACTACAGCTAATGGCAAGTCACACTTAATAGGTCCAATGAACAAGATGGACATGATTGCTGGTTACAGCAGGGCGATGCAGGGTGGCATGATGACGTACGATGAATATATTCGTAAACTTTCGGTACTTTCTCTCCACAAAGTGACGACAACAAACGGTACAAACCGTCACTTTCAAATCGTAAg AGACAGAGACCATCGCATGCAACCACGATTGGCACACGTTGACGTCACAGCAACACCATATACGCTCCCacattcaaaacaaaactcTCCAAATAAAACAGTTCCAAAGGTTGAACGACCTATTGAAAAAG gAACTCAAGGACGAGTGACGCACGAGCAAAGCGTAAGTGATCATCGCAATCAAACGTGGCACACCAAGAGCAGACCTTACTTTAATAACGAAGGTGATTTATTAGATCTCGGTGAAGTCGGCCAAGATGGAAATAAAATCAGCACGATAATGCAAATGCCGGACGTGGGTAAACTACCTCAGCTAAGTCTGGAGGCGTATGGTGCAGCATCGGTTGGTCTGGCTCCCGATGACGTACTCAAGACGATCAATAACCGAGGAAGTTCATCACGTGACAATCGGTATGCTGGCGATGACACGGCAGGAGAAAGTGACGCAGAGTCAGTGATGCAACAACATATCGAAAATGTtctaaaaacaatcaaacGAGCAAAGTCACGAAAGAAAACCAAGGTGCCGGAATTAAAGGGACTTACCCCAACTGTTACCCCACAATATCGTGCCGCCGAGacaattttgtttgaaaataacaaaaatcaaaGTGAACATGAATGGGTTGAAACCTCACCGCACAATATTAGTCTTCTGTCGATAAAACAAAGTCTACCTGAAAACACACCCCCTCCCACAACAAACAATAAAGCACGACAAATACAATCGCAACCCGATGAAAGTAAGCGAATAACACCCGTGAATATATCCGCTGACTTCAACGAAAACACCGGAAGGGGAAGTCCCTATAAAATGCGAATCCAGCCGCCAGAAAATGTGAAAGTGGTGACAGACAAGTCCAATTCTCAGCTTAGCGTAAACACGTCATCGAAACGTAACAATATAATCAGCAACCCACAACCGGATGCTGAAAAAGTAACTGCGAATTCCTCATGTGTAGATTTGGATGGTGGTAGCAAAGATTACAACACTCCACTCACTAGGTTGGAGGTTGTTATCCCATCAACACCATCCGCTCCACCAGGATCCATCGCATCCACAGATTATATCACAACAGATGCCGAAGACGAACCTACGTAG
- the LOC108950139 gene encoding SLIT and NTRK-like protein 6 has product MITQRMQNVKVRDNNRAKVLPSFNLSIIYVIFYISLFKANDRTHASARLVKQNDQHTSKLQRVDTHSSIPHETTNRMGLLFTLINHAGDTNRNKRNTDTFDEPLYQSYSNCQYKDVFYGAVFECDPVIHLKFGRASQQQGRSNITVYHQGRPVLYDVTRQWSVPLNTSDLRLWEQDISIVGSKSFIRLNKLRSLHLGRNQIAYLSKQAFNGLTNLQELDLSFNRLQSIPSCLFATLPHLQTLKLNNNEIENIQSSSLLGLFSLTSLDLSSNTIREIADNSFSSLPIDRSIIINIRNNRLTTPRFRWLLFEATSTCGVTSNPQQINIHRQLTPRTNLTGTRNSLLILRASFNPWDCSCRNNGHTFEFVKQTITSFKRNGSGHGWEIIMPCATPTAMKDKNIANPADVARGLHSLCCQNQSREINSTCHYIGRWMSLSLSNNSIDNIPHSDSQVTIIGIVIVIAFPVLLMFCPDCDKTVGPYVVTGQVDIGHVGARNSNNNRFISERNRNNNSSVICKQINVTCDVTYDINASIAQIRLKEERLKFVHWLNGSQVPNMSTGFVT; this is encoded by the exons ATGATAACACAGAGGATGCAAAACGTCAAGGTCAGGGATAATAACAGGGCGAAAGTATTGCCATCGTTTAACTTATCAATTATATATGTCATATTCTACATAAGCTTGTTCAAAGCGAACGACAGAACGCATGCTTCTGCGCGTCTCGTCAAGCAAAATGACCAGCATACGTCAAAGTTGCAGAGGGTTGATACCCATTCGAGCATACCTCATGAGACAACGAACAGAATGGGATTATTATTCACATTAATAAACCATGCTGGTGAtacaaacagaaataaaaggAATACTGACACGTTTGATGAGCCTTTATATCAATCATACAGTAACTGCCAATACAAAGATGTATTTTATGGTGCGGTATTTGAATGCGACCCAGTGATACATTTAAAGTTTGGTCGTGCATCCCAACAACAAGGAAGAAGCAACATCACCGTGTATCATCAAGGTCGCCCAGTTttgtatgacgtaacaaggcAATGGAGTGTACCTTTAAACACAAGTGATCTACGATTATGGGAGCAAGATATATCAATTGTTGGATCAAAATCATTTATCCGTCTGAATAAACTTCGATCTTTGCATTTGGGGAGAAATCAGATTGCCTATTTATCGAAACAAGCATTTAACG GTTTGACAAACCTTCAGGAACTTGATTTGTCCTTCAATCGACTTCAATCCATTCCaagttgtttgtttgctactCTACCGCACCTACAAACGctgaaattaaacaataatgaaattgaaaatattcaaAGCTCGTCACTACTTGGCCTATTTTCCTTGACGTCACTGGATCTGTCAAGTAATACGATCAGAGAAATCGCTGATAATTCTTTCAGCTCGCTTCCTATCGACAGAAGcatcataattaatattcGAAACAATCGATTGACCACTCCACGGTTCAGGTGGCTTTTATTCGAAGCAACATCCACGTGTGGCGTCACAAGCAACCCGCAGCAAATAAATATCCACCGACAACTAACACCAAGAACAAACTTAACGGGGACACGAAATTCTTTGTTAATACTCAGAGCTTCTTTTAATCCGTGGGATTGCTCATGTAGGAATAACGGCCACACTTTTGAATTTGTCAAGCAAACCATTACGTCATTTAAAAGAAATGGCTCCGGTCACGGTTGGGAGATCATTATGCCTTGTGCAACGCCCACTGCCatgaaagataaaaatattgcgAATCCCGCAGATGTCGCCAGAGGGTTGCATAGTCTGTGTTGTCAGAATCAAAGCCGTGAAATCAATTCTACATGTCATTATATCGGCAGATGGATGAGTTTGTCGTTAAGTAATAACAGCATTGACAATATACCACATTCCGATTCTCAAGTCACGATAATTGGAATTGTTATCGTGATTGCATTTCCCGTTTTACTAATGTTTTGTCCCGACTGTGACAAAACAGTCGGGCCTTATGTTGTCACAGGTCAAGTTGACATTGGCCACGTTGGTGCTCGAAACTCTAACAACAACAGATTTATTTCTGAAAGAAATCGAAATAACAACTCCAGtgtaatttgtaaacaaatcaacgtaacatgtgacgtcacatacgaCATAAATGCCTCAATAGCGCAAATTCGACTGAAAGAAGAACGTTTAAAGTTTGTGCATTGGTTAAATGGGTCTCAGGTACCAAACATGTCGACCGGTTTTGTGACATAG
- the LOC108950141 gene encoding uncharacterized protein LOC108950141, whose product MNCCIPGCSYSHKEGRERRSLFSIRRPEFGKTASEKLHRTDLTNFILRLRDPLKGDNIKQLLHKEKATICEIHFSEDDFIVHNTRKSLKSGAMPKFFLPAKCKTTQKVIQYQKHYYISEQWGLVFRNNYLFLEYVERENDIQPSIRYKSLFEVLPKSIFSYLKLIYITICISLFSHSICLSLDLIILWVAFGGWRTDIAQFEVCNLKTTILKEFLVEVGGQRCYPCDKYDIKTKYNKKYTSLKNVQDDDLVTVDEDTHNDIIELYHKENDEMNDWQKMFFSNQCQNAKTSPKQRRYHPDVIRWAIELYARSPAAYNQLKTSGVLTLPSSKTLQQYRYEKVHHC is encoded by the exons ATGAATTGTTGCATTCCCGGCTGCTCCTATTCCCACAAGGAAGGTAGAGAAAGACGGTCACTATTCTCCATAAGACGTCCAGAATTTGGGAAAACCGCTAGCGAAAAACTGCACCGAACAGATttgacaaattttattttaaggttAAGAGATCCACTTAAAGGAGATAACATAAAACAACTGCTACATAAAGAAAA ggCAACCATTTGTGAAATTCACTTTTCTGAAGATGATTTCATCGTGCACAATACacgaaaaagtttaaaatctggCGCAATGCCGAAATTTTTCTTGCCTGCCAAGTGCAAAACTACacaaaaa GTTATTCAGTACCAAAAGCATTACTATATTTCAGAACAGTGGGGTTTGGTATTTAGAAACAATTACTTATTCTTAGAATATGTAGAGAGAGAAAATGATATTCAGCCAAGCATCAGGTACAAAAGTTTATTTGAGGTTTTGCCTAAAagtatattttcatatttaaaacttatttacataACGATTTGTATTTCCCTATTTTCACACAGTATTTGTCTTTCATTGgatttgattattttgtggGTGGCCTTTGGTGGATGGCGAACAGATATTGCACAGTTTGAGGtgtgcaatttaaaaacaacaattcttAAAGAATTCTTag TTGAGGTTGGTGGACAAAGGTGCTACCCTTGTGATAAGTATGATATCAAAACAAAGTACAACAAAAAGTATACTTCATTGAAAAATGTGCAAGATGATGATTTAGTGACTGTGGATGAAGACACACACAATGACATAATT GAATTATATCATAAAGAAAATGATGAGATGAATGAttggcaaaaaatgtttttttcaaatcaaTGCCAAAATGCAAAGACATCTCCCAAGCAGAGACGATATCACCCAGATGTGATACGGTGGGCGATCGAGCTGTATGCACGATCCCCTGCTGCATACAATCAACTTAAAACTTCTGGGGTGTTGACTCTACCATCTTCAAAAACTCTGCAACAGTACAGGTATGAAAAAGtacaccattgttaa